Proteins encoded by one window of Lathyrus oleraceus cultivar Zhongwan6 chromosome 1, CAAS_Psat_ZW6_1.0, whole genome shotgun sequence:
- the LOC127129659 gene encoding single-strand DNA endonuclease 1 isoform X2 — MGVRKLWDILDSCKKTVPLHHLQNKRVCVDLSCWVVQLHKVSHACLKERVYLRGLFHRLRALVSFNCTVVFVSDGSIPAIKLSTYRRRLNNGKEVAQNKTNSQNATSLRRNLGSEFSCMIKEAKALGMALGVSCLNGIEEAEAQCALLNSESLCDGCFSSDSDIFLFGARTVYREICLGDGGYVVCYEMADIESKLGFGRDSLIALSLLLGSDYHQGVHGLGPELACQIVKSIGDKDVLKKFASEGLGWVKKRKGVKNNIGRDDTIIQVIDAYLKPKCHSADSDFVLKSHSQYPFQRTKLHHICAVYFEWPSKITDGYILPCIAERDLRRFANLRSTSSELGLNLPLHEIPVKCPVSEIIKSRKLHGRECFEVSWKDMDGLETSIVPADLIESACPEKILEFEEKKLLRKKQNVQKRRPKKKETTPSQAELDLKLQNLMLDDNLEDNTDHDAGDSFERILEETTSMVDAVLNTEKSSPSHADGIENIGWTPNISNTSSMTSNERVSSTDKSVVIDLLSPTPFKPSNTSKFKSSSEQNIEVINLSDSEKEVSPEHKQKAKELRLFLASIRNEIH; from the exons GAACAAAAGGGTGTGTGTAGATCTATCGTGCTGGGTGGTCCAGCTTCATAAAGTGTCGCATGCTTGTTTGAAAGAGAGGGTTTATCTTAGAGGACTCTTTCACCGTCTTAGAGCTCTCGTTTCCTTCAATTGCACGGTCGTTTTCGTTTCAG ATGGGTCAATACCTGCCATCAAATTATCAACTTATAGGCGTCGCTTAAACAATGGAAAAGAG GTAGCTCAAAACAAAACTAACTCACAAAATGCGACGTCTTTACGAAGAAATTTGGGGTCTGAGTTTTCATGTATGATTAAAGAGGCTAAAGCCTTGGGGATGGCTCTTGGCGTCTCTTGTTTGAATGG GATTGAAGAAGCTGAAGCTCAATGTGCTTTGTTGAACTCTGAATCATTATGT GATGGATGCTTCAGTTCAGATTCGGATATATTTCTCTTTGGTGCAAGGACTGTGTACAGGGAAATTTGCCTCG GAGATGGTGGATATGTTGTATGTTATGAGATGGCAGACATTGAAAGTAAACTTGGATTTGGACGGGATTCATTG ATTGCTCTCTCCTTGCTTCTCGGCAGTGACTATCATCAAGGAGTTCATGGTTTAGGTCCG GAGTTAGCTTGTCAGATAGTAAAATCAATCGGGGACAAAGATGTCCTAAAAAAATTTGCTTCTGAAGGACTTGGATGGGTGAAAAAACGAAAAG GAGTTAAAAATAATATAGGAAGGGATGATACCATTATACAAGTGATTGATGCTTATTTGAAGCCAAAATGCCACTCAGCAGATTCAGATTTTGTGCTCAA GTCTCATTCTCAGTATCCATTTCAACGTACTAAGCTTCATCATATATGCGCTGTATACTTTGAATGGCCTTCGAAGATAACAG ATGGATATATACTTCCCTGTATAGCAGAAAGAGATTTACGACGATTTGCCAATTTGCGATCAACTTCGTCTGAACTTGGGTTGAACCTTCCTTTACACGAG ATCCCTGTGAAATGTCCCGTGTCAGAAATCATCAAGAGTCGAAAACTGCATGGGAGAGAGTGCTTTGAGGTTTCTTGGAAAGACATGGATGGACTTGAGACATCAATAGTACCTGCAGATCTTATAGAAAG TGCATGTCCCGAGAAGATTTTGGAATTTGAGGAGAAAAAATTGCTGCGGAAGAAACAAAATGTTCAAAAAAGACGACCAAAGAAAAAGGAAACCACGCCTTCTCAGGCAGAGCTTGATCTAAAACTGCAGAACCTGATGTTAGATGATAACTTGGAAGACAATACCGATCACGACGCCGGTGATTCTTTCGAGAGGATATTAGAAGAAACAACTTCTATGGTTGATGCTGTTCTAAACACAGAAAAATCATCTCCGTCACATGCTGACGGCATAGAAAATATTGGATGGACTCCGAATATCAGCAACACATCAAGCATGACAAGCAATGAGCGTGTTTCTAGTACAGACAAAAGTGTGGTGATAGATCTTTTGAGCCCTACTCCGTTTAAGCCATCAAATACTTCAAAATTTAAATCATCAAGTGAACAAAATATTGAAGTGATTAATTTGAGTGATTCAGAAAAAGAGGTGTCACCTGAACACAAGCAGAAAGCTAAAGAGTTGAGATTGTTTTTAGCAAGTATTAGAAACGAAATCCATTGA
- the LOC127129659 gene encoding single-strand DNA endonuclease 1 isoform X1, translated as MGVRNLWDILDSCKKTVPLHHLQNKRVCVDLSCWVVQLHKVSHACLKERVYLRGLFHRLRALVSFNCTVVFVSDGSIPAIKLSTYRRRLNNGKEVAQNKTNSQNATSLRRNLGSEFSCMIKEAKALGMALGVSCLNGIEEAEAQCALLNSESLCDGCFSSDSDIFLFGARTVYREICLGDGGYVVCYEMADIESKLGFGRDSLIALSLLLGSDYHQGVHGLGPELACQIVKSIGDKDVLKKFASEGLGWVKKRKGVKNNIGRDDTIIQVIDAYLKPKCHSADSDFVLKSHSQYPFQRTKLHHICAVYFEWPSKITDGYILPCIAERDLRRFANLRSTSSELGLNLPLHEIPVKCPVSEIIKSRKLHGRECFEVSWKDMDGLETSIVPADLIESACPEKILEFEEKKLLRKKQNVQKRRPKKKETTPSQAELDLKLQNLMLDDNLEDNTDHDAGDSFERILEETTSMVDAVLNTEKSSPSHADGIENIGWTPNISNTSSMTSNERVSSTDKSVVIDLLSPTPFKPSNTSKFKSSSEQNIEVINLSDSEKEVSPEHKQKAKELRLFLASIRNEIH; from the exons ATGGGGGTTAGGAATTTATGGGACATTCTCGATTCTTGCAAGAAAACGGTTCCTCTTCATCATCTCCA GAACAAAAGGGTGTGTGTAGATCTATCGTGCTGGGTGGTCCAGCTTCATAAAGTGTCGCATGCTTGTTTGAAAGAGAGGGTTTATCTTAGAGGACTCTTTCACCGTCTTAGAGCTCTCGTTTCCTTCAATTGCACGGTCGTTTTCGTTTCAG ATGGGTCAATACCTGCCATCAAATTATCAACTTATAGGCGTCGCTTAAACAATGGAAAAGAG GTAGCTCAAAACAAAACTAACTCACAAAATGCGACGTCTTTACGAAGAAATTTGGGGTCTGAGTTTTCATGTATGATTAAAGAGGCTAAAGCCTTGGGGATGGCTCTTGGCGTCTCTTGTTTGAATGG GATTGAAGAAGCTGAAGCTCAATGTGCTTTGTTGAACTCTGAATCATTATGT GATGGATGCTTCAGTTCAGATTCGGATATATTTCTCTTTGGTGCAAGGACTGTGTACAGGGAAATTTGCCTCG GAGATGGTGGATATGTTGTATGTTATGAGATGGCAGACATTGAAAGTAAACTTGGATTTGGACGGGATTCATTG ATTGCTCTCTCCTTGCTTCTCGGCAGTGACTATCATCAAGGAGTTCATGGTTTAGGTCCG GAGTTAGCTTGTCAGATAGTAAAATCAATCGGGGACAAAGATGTCCTAAAAAAATTTGCTTCTGAAGGACTTGGATGGGTGAAAAAACGAAAAG GAGTTAAAAATAATATAGGAAGGGATGATACCATTATACAAGTGATTGATGCTTATTTGAAGCCAAAATGCCACTCAGCAGATTCAGATTTTGTGCTCAA GTCTCATTCTCAGTATCCATTTCAACGTACTAAGCTTCATCATATATGCGCTGTATACTTTGAATGGCCTTCGAAGATAACAG ATGGATATATACTTCCCTGTATAGCAGAAAGAGATTTACGACGATTTGCCAATTTGCGATCAACTTCGTCTGAACTTGGGTTGAACCTTCCTTTACACGAG ATCCCTGTGAAATGTCCCGTGTCAGAAATCATCAAGAGTCGAAAACTGCATGGGAGAGAGTGCTTTGAGGTTTCTTGGAAAGACATGGATGGACTTGAGACATCAATAGTACCTGCAGATCTTATAGAAAG TGCATGTCCCGAGAAGATTTTGGAATTTGAGGAGAAAAAATTGCTGCGGAAGAAACAAAATGTTCAAAAAAGACGACCAAAGAAAAAGGAAACCACGCCTTCTCAGGCAGAGCTTGATCTAAAACTGCAGAACCTGATGTTAGATGATAACTTGGAAGACAATACCGATCACGACGCCGGTGATTCTTTCGAGAGGATATTAGAAGAAACAACTTCTATGGTTGATGCTGTTCTAAACACAGAAAAATCATCTCCGTCACATGCTGACGGCATAGAAAATATTGGATGGACTCCGAATATCAGCAACACATCAAGCATGACAAGCAATGAGCGTGTTTCTAGTACAGACAAAAGTGTGGTGATAGATCTTTTGAGCCCTACTCCGTTTAAGCCATCAAATACTTCAAAATTTAAATCATCAAGTGAACAAAATATTGAAGTGATTAATTTGAGTGATTCAGAAAAAGAGGTGTCACCTGAACACAAGCAGAAAGCTAAAGAGTTGAGATTGTTTTTAGCAAGTATTAGAAACGAAATCCATTGA